GATGGCGAAGAAGCATTAGATACATTTCGCAATGCTGCCCCCGACCTGGTTGTCCTGGACGTGATGATGCCAAAGCTGGATGGCTACGGCGTGTGCCAGGAACTTCGTAAAGAGTCTGATGTGCCAATCATCATGCTAACAGCCTTGGGAGATGTGGCCGATCGCATTACGGGGCTTGAGCTAGGAGCAGATGACTATGTCGTCAAACCCTTCTCACCCAAAGAGCTAGAAGCTCGGATTCGCTCTGTACTGCGTCGCGTAGAAAAGACAGGCACTTCTGGGATTCCTAGCTCTGGCGTGATTCACGTCAACGCTTTGCGCATCGACACCAACAAGCGTCAAGTTTATAAGGGTGACGAGCGCATTCGGCTCACTGGCATGGAATTCAGTCTCTTAGAACTACTTGTGAGTCGCTCTGGCGAACCTTTCTCTCGCTCTGAAATTTTGCAAGAAGTTTGGGGCTATACACCTGAGCGCCATGTGGACACCAGAGTGGTAGACGTGCATATTTCTCGGCTACGAGCCAAGTTAGAAGATGACCCCAGCAATCCTGAGCTGATCTTGACTGCACGAGGAACTGGCTACCTGTTCCAGCGGATTGTCGAACCCGGTACTGAGGAATAAGGCTCAGTTCACAACTCACTACGCCAACTTACTTCACTGCTTCATCTATTTCACACATTCTTGACTTAGAAACCTAGTGGCTGATCAGATGCGCGTTAATCATTCTCCGGCTAGGCTCTCCATCAGGGCTTAGCCGCCTATAAGGAATGTGATTGGCTCAATCTTGACTTAAGTTATAACTTGAGTAACATAATTGGGCGAAGTCTTTGCACTTCTGCGAAATTTGTTGAAGTGACTGAGTAGACTGTTAAGGATTAGCTATGGCGTAGAAGCCATCTGATAAAATTTGTAAGGTTTCTATAAGTTTGATCAATGGGACCAACTCGGGCACGGATCGCAATCGATGCTATGGGCGGGGACCACGCCCCTGCTGAAATAGTCGCTGGAGCGCTGCGAGCGCAAGAAGAACTCGGTATTGAAGCTTTGGTAGTAGGTGACCCTGACCAAATCCAGGCTTACCTCAAGCAACATAATAGCTCTGCTCATTTGGAAATCATTCCATCTGAGGGCACAATCGAGATGACTGAGGAGCCACTAGGTGCCCTGAAGCGAAAGCCGAAGGCATCTATTAATGTGGCAATGGATTTGGTTAAGCAGAAGCGAGCTGATGCAGTCGTTTCAGCGGGACATTCGGGTGCCGCAATGGCAGCAGCATTACTGCGCTTAGGGCGGTTACGTGGCATTGACCGACCTGCAATCGGCGCTGTGTTGCCAACCTTGGTCGCTGGAAAGCCAGTGTTGATTTTGGATGTGGGCGCCAACGTAGATTGCCGCCCGAAGTTCCTAGAGCAGTTTGCGCTCATGGGCACCATTTATAGCCAATACGTTTTAGGGGTTGAGGCTCCTAAAGTAGGGCTACTCAATATTGGGGAAGAACCTTGCAAAGGCAATGACCAAGCCGTTCGCACCCATCAAATGCTGCAAGACAACCCTCAGATTCCATTTGTTGGGAATGCAGAAGGACGCGATGTGTTGTCTGGTCACTTTGATGTGATTGTTTGCGACGGCTTTGTTGGTAATATTCTGCTGAAATTTGCTGAAGCAGTGGGTGAGGTGGCTTTGCAAATTTTGCGAGAAGAGTTACCCCAGGGACTGAATGGCAAGTTGGGTGTAACACTCTTAAAGCCAAACCTGAAGCGGATCAAGCAGCGGATGGACCACGCGGAGCATGGGGGTGGCTTGCTACTAGGAGTAGATGGGGTTTGCGTCATCAGTCATGGTAGCTCTCAAGCGCCTTCTATCTTTAATGCGGTGCGTCTCGCTAAAGAAGCTGTGGATCATCAAGTTCTAGATCGAATTCAATCGTGTTATGGAAGAAAGACTGCTCCTGCAAGTGAGGGAGAATAGTCGTGCTGCCATCTGGAATTGCGATTACGGGGAGTGGCTCAGCCGCTCCCAAAACTGTGTTAGACAATGCAGGACTAAGCCAGGTCGTAGAAACCTCAGATGAGTGGATTGCGACTCGAACGGGAATTCGGGAACGCAAACTGGCTAATCCCCAAACTTCTCTGGCTGCGATCGCGACTGAGGCGGCCCAAAATGCGATCGCGATGGCAGGCATTACCGCTGCTGAACTGGACCTGATCATTCTGGCGACCTCAACCCCAGACGACCTGTTTGGCACCGCCAGCAAAATCCAAGCGGAACTGGGCGCTACCAAAGCCGTGGCTTTTGATTTAACTGCGGCTTGCTCCGGTTTCGTATTTGGCTTGGTAACTGCGGCCCAGTTTATTCGCACAGGCGTTTACAAAAATGTTTTGCTGATTGGGGCAGATATGTTGTCCCGCTGGGTGGATTGGTCCGATCGCCGAACCTGTGTGCTGTTTGGGGATGGTGCTGGGGCTGTCATCATCCAGGCTAACGAGTGCGATCGCCTCTTAGGCTTTGAAATTCGCAGCGACGGTACTCAGAATAGTTCGCTCAACTTAAGCTGCCAACCTCAACCTCAAGAACTCATTCCGGGAGTGACCGTAGGTTTGGGGGCTTACCAACCTGTCACGATGAATGGGCAGGAAGTGTACCGCTTTGCTGTCAAGCGGGTTCCCGAAGTCATTGAAAAAGCGCTTTATCGGGCAGAACTCAGCGTCGATCAAGTTGATTGGTTGCTTCTCCATCAAGCCAATCAACGAATTCTTGATGCCGTATCTCAACGGTTGAAAGTGCCTGCTGAGAAAGTGATCAGTAACTTAGCTCGGTACGGCAATACTTCTGCTGCTTCCATTCCCATTGCCCTAGATGAAGCTGTGCGGCAAGGCCAGATCAAACCTGGAGATGTGATTGCAACTTCTGGTTTCGGAGCGGGGCTGACCTGGGGGGCAGCAATTTTCCAGTGGGGCCGATAAGTGATAAAGTTTGAATCTTGATTCGCTGATATCAATTAGACATGACAAAGACGGCATGGGTGTTTCCTGGGCAAGGCTCTCAGGCGATCGGGATGGGGGTAGATCTGCTAGATCTACCCGAAGCAAAAACTAAGTTTGAGCAAGCAGAACAGATACTGGGTTGGTCTGTTCCAGCAGTTTGCCAAAGTGAGGAAGATAAACTCTCCCGCACCCTTTATACCCAGCCTTGTCTTTATGTCGTGGAAAGCATCTTGGTTGACTTGATGCAAGCCAGAGGCCAACAGGCTGACCTGGTAGCGGGTCATAGCCTGGGTGAGTATGTGGCGCTTTATGCTGCTAAAGCTTTTGATTTTGAGGCTGGGCTACGCTTGGTGAAGCGTCGAGCCGAGCTAATGGATAGTGCTTCTGACGGAATGATGGCCGCTATCATTGGTTTCGATCGCGAACAGTTAGAGCAGCAAATTGCTCAAGCTGCTGATGTGGTTCTCGCCAATGACAACAATGCGGGCCAAGTCGTAATTTCTGGTACTCCCGCTGGGGTGGAAGCAGTGCTCTCACAGATCAAGGCGAAACGGATTGTGCGCCTGAATGTGTCTGGGGCATTCCACTCACCTTTGATGTCACAGGCAGCGGCGGAGTTTCAGCAAGTTCTAGAAACTGTGAGTTTTGCGGACGCTCAGATTCCAGTGTTGTCGAATGTAGAGCCGACTTCAGCGATCGCGGCTACCGAGCTAAAGGAACGTTTAGTCAGGCAAATGACCGGATCGGTACGCTGGCGCGAAATTTCTCTGCGCCTACCAGAAGAGGGCATTCAACGAGTTGTAGAAATTGGCCCTGGCAAAGTATTAACTGGTTTAATCAAGCGCACCGCCCCTAATCTAGCCTTAGAGAATGTCAGCACTATTGCCGATCTCCCCAACTAAGTGAGCAGCAATCAATCAACCCTTATGGGCAGAAGCCGCGAACCTCGCATTAGCCTCTTCCTCTACCATCTATTTAAGTGGTCAGTCGTCAGTCCCATGCTCCACGGCTATTTCCGAGGACGAATTTATGGGGCAGAAAACGTGCCACGGCAAGGGCCGCTTGTCGTGGTAAGCAATCATGCCAGCGACTTTGACCCACCCATTGTGTCTTGCTGTCTGGGCCGACCCGTGGCTTACATGGCAAAAGAAGAACTATTCCGGGTACCAGTGCTGAAGCAAGCAATTCGTCTCTATGGGGCTTACCCAGTCAAGCGAGGATCTGCCGATCGCAGTGCCATTCGGGAGGCGATCGCTTCTCTAGACCAGGGTTGGGCCGCAGGTATTTTTCTGCAAGGCACACGGACGGTAGATGGTCGCATTCCCAGCCCTAAATTAGGAGCCGCTTTGATTGCTGCCAAAACCCAAGCTCCACTGCTACCCGTGAGTTTATGGGGTACCCAAGCCATTATCCGTAAAGGCTCCTCCATCCCTCGGCTTGTGCCCTTAACGATTCGGATTGGACAGCCCATTTTGCCGCCTCAATCAACAGAACGAGAAGCACTAGAACTAGTCACACAACAGTGTGTTGAGGTCATTCATGCAATGCATGATTTGGGCCGATAAATAATCGCTAGTTAACCTAGGGTGAATTACCACTAAAGAGAGTTTGCTAGTAACCAAAAACACCACGAGAATAGGCATGGTTCTAGGCTCCATCACTCACTAGCACCAATCGCAAACTCGTGGCTTGTTGCCTACTCCAAATATGAATGAACGACCTGCCAGAGATTTCTGGGACCGACTGAACAACTCGGCACTCGTTCGCTTTTTATTACTATTCGCATCTGGCTGGGCTTTAGTCCAGCTATTGGCATATTTTGAGACGGTTATTGTCACATTTACACTAGCAGCAGTTTTGGCATTGCTACTCAACTATCCAGTGCGCTGGTTACAACATTTTGTACCTCGCAGTTTAGCAATTGGCTTAGTATTTATATTTAGTTTGGTGCTGTTTGGTGGACTGGCAGTTACTGTTGGTTTTACGCTAGCGTCCCAGGCCCAAGAGTTAGTTAACAGAATTTCGGAAGTTCTCAATTCTTTAGTGCCATTGACTGAGCGCATCGAGCAATTTCTGCGCGATCGCAATATTCCAATTCAGTTAGATGAAGTTCAAAGGCAATTTCAAAACCGATTTTTATCAGAAGTTGGAACTAGCATTGGTTTCGGTTTAGCAGCATTAAGAATCTTCTTTTCCAATTTCATTAACTTTATTTTAATTACAGTTGTGGCATTCTTTATGCTGCTAGATGGGAGACGACTGTGGCAGCTTCTGATTAAGTTAGTCCCTATTCATCTGCGCTCTCGCTTTACCTTAGTCGTACAACGCAAGTTTTTGGGATTCTTTCGGGGACAATTTTTGCTAACAGCATTTCTGACCACAACCAGCTTTTTAGTTTTTCTGGTTTTACGAGTTCCGTTTGCTTTGTTACTAGCAATTATTATTGGAATTCTTGATATGATTCCGGGCATTGGTGCTACGCTCGGAGTTGGGGTGGTTTCTTTAATTGTCTTATCTCAGAGTATTTGGTTAGCATTGCAAGTCTTGGTCGCATCAATTATTTTGCAACAAGTTCAGGACAATTTAATTGCTCCTAGAGTGATGCAAAATTCACTCAATATCAACCCCGTCATTGTCTTTTTCTCACTACTGGTAGGCGCTAGAGTCGCAGGTCTCTTAGGCATTTTTTTGGCGATTCCGATTGCGGCTGTTTTAGTCACTTTGTTTGAAATCGATGAGATGAAAGCGGAACCTATTGAGAAGCTACTAGCCTTACAAGAAGACACGCTACAAGAAGACACGCTAAAATGAGCCGAGTTTAAGCGGTAGTTGAAAGATGTCAGGTTTGGAAAGTGTCAGAGCAGATTTAGCAGAGATGTTGGATGAGGCCGAGTGGAACTGGTTAATGCCTCATGCCCAACGTGATGTTTTGCTGGTTGTAGCTCCAGAACTAAGTTTGTTGGATGTAGGCGTGGCGATCGCGAGTGATAACGTGCTGGAAGTGCAAAATTGGATTCAGCAAAACTTGGTAGCCAAACCAACAGCAACTCAGTTGTCTGATTGGAACAGCAACCAAGAAAAACGCTTTAGCGCCCTGATTGTGCGGCCTTATGTCTTGGTGCAAGAGCCAACCGCAGCCTAATGCTCCCTTAGGTCAGGGAAAGCGTGAATGGCTTGTTTTGGGTCAAGAGATGTATTGAGGAGATGGCTCAGACGCGAACCAGTCCGACCTGTTGCGACCCAAAGTACAGCTCTAGCTCCATCTCGTACAGCCTTCTCAAGCGATTCTGGCGCTTGCCCAGAGGGTACAGATATAGGCTTGAAGTCAATGCCTCGGCTGCCTAGAACGATCTCACCAATCACCCTGGCCCGACGCATATGGTAGTCCGAGGTAATGAGGTAGACACTTTCAATTCCTTCCGCTTTGAATTTATCGACTAAAGTCGTGAAATTAGTGACGGTGTCAACAGCCTCGCGATCAATGATCACGCGCTCGGGGTCGATCCCTGCCTCAGAGAATGCCCACTCTGTATATTCCGGATTGCTACCACTCGAAATCCAAACCGATACTTGAGGATGTTCCCGCGCAAATTCAGCCGCAAACACTTCTCGCTCCGGCGCTCCGCCCAAGACTAACACCGCTTGGGGTTGCTGGAAGTAACTTCTGATTTCCCGATACCCTACCCATAAGACAACGGGCAGCACCAGCATCAACCACGGAAACGACTTGCGCCGAGACTGAGACTTTTTTGAGCGTTTAGATTGCTGTGCTCTAGGATAGATAGCTTCCCTCGACCGCATACTTAAAATCGTAGATAAGTGTAATCTGGAGTGCCCATGCTGTTCCTAGCACAACAGTGAGTAATTCCCCAGTAAAAGAGTACCCTCAAATTTAAGCAAACTTGTGGAAAATAACTCTTTTAGGATGAAATTCTGCGCTCCGTGCCACGCCTGACGTATGCTCCTTAGCATGGTTCACCTAATCTAGGGAATGGTCAGGAAAGGTTGCTCGATTTCATGGGCGATCGCTAACTGAGGCTAATATTCCAACGAGACGGTACCCTCAAGATTTAGTAGCAAAGTAGCAAGAATTTAGCAGCATTGGAGGTTCTATGGCCAGCTACTCCTTCCCAGATGATTTCACTTGGGGCGTAGCGACTGCCTCTTACCAAATTGAGGGGGCAGCGACAGAAGATGGCCGCCAGCCCAGTGTTTGGGATACCTTTAGTGCAACTCCGGGGCGTGTGCTAAACGGCAATACGGGCGAAATTGCTTGCGATCATTACCATCGCTACAAAGACGATATTGCCTTAATGGCCCAATTGGGGATCAAACATTACCGCTTCAGCCTTGCTTGGCCCCGGATCGTACCCACTGGGACAGGTGCAGTAAATGAAGCAGGGATTGATTTTTACAAACGTTTAGTCGATTGCCTCCTAGAGCATGGCATCACGCCTCATGCCACCCTATTTCACTGGGATAGCCCCCAAGCTTTAGAAAACCGCTACGGATCTTGGCGGAGCCGGGAAATGGCCCAGGCCTATGCTGACTATGTTAGCGCGGTGGTCAGTCGCTTGGGCGATCGCATCACCCACTGGATGACGATCAACGAAATTTCTTGTTTTACCCACATGGGTTATGCAGTGGATCAAATTCCTGTCCATGCGCCAGGGACTTCGGTAAGGACGCTGAAAGAAGTTTGGCAAACATCGCACCATGCTATTTTGGCCCACGGATTGGGTTGCCAAGCGATTCGCGCCGCTTCTCCTGTTCCTTGTTCAGTAGCCTGGGTAGATAACTTCACGACCACAGTGCCACTAATCGAGTCACCAGAGCACATTGCGGCGGCTCAGAAAGCGTTTGGCTCTCTCATGTCTAACGGTGGAATTATTTTTCCAGTTCTAACCGGAGCCTACAACCCAGATTTACTCGAGAAACTGGGTGCTGATGCGCCAGATATACAAGATGGCGATCTAGAAAACATTCAC
This region of Trichocoleus desertorum NBK24 genomic DNA includes:
- a CDS encoding AI-2E family transporter, coding for MNERPARDFWDRLNNSALVRFLLLFASGWALVQLLAYFETVIVTFTLAAVLALLLNYPVRWLQHFVPRSLAIGLVFIFSLVLFGGLAVTVGFTLASQAQELVNRISEVLNSLVPLTERIEQFLRDRNIPIQLDEVQRQFQNRFLSEVGTSIGFGLAALRIFFSNFINFILITVVAFFMLLDGRRLWQLLIKLVPIHLRSRFTLVVQRKFLGFFRGQFLLTAFLTTTSFLVFLVLRVPFALLLAIIIGILDMIPGIGATLGVGVVSLIVLSQSIWLALQVLVASIILQQVQDNLIAPRVMQNSLNINPVIVFFSLLVGARVAGLLGIFLAIPIAAVLVTLFEIDEMKAEPIEKLLALQEDTLQEDTLK
- the plsX gene encoding phosphate acyltransferase PlsX translates to MGPTRARIAIDAMGGDHAPAEIVAGALRAQEELGIEALVVGDPDQIQAYLKQHNSSAHLEIIPSEGTIEMTEEPLGALKRKPKASINVAMDLVKQKRADAVVSAGHSGAAMAAALLRLGRLRGIDRPAIGAVLPTLVAGKPVLILDVGANVDCRPKFLEQFALMGTIYSQYVLGVEAPKVGLLNIGEEPCKGNDQAVRTHQMLQDNPQIPFVGNAEGRDVLSGHFDVIVCDGFVGNILLKFAEAVGEVALQILREELPQGLNGKLGVTLLKPNLKRIKQRMDHAEHGGGLLLGVDGVCVISHGSSQAPSIFNAVRLAKEAVDHQVLDRIQSCYGRKTAPASEGE
- a CDS encoding GH1 family beta-glucosidase, whose amino-acid sequence is MASYSFPDDFTWGVATASYQIEGAATEDGRQPSVWDTFSATPGRVLNGNTGEIACDHYHRYKDDIALMAQLGIKHYRFSLAWPRIVPTGTGAVNEAGIDFYKRLVDCLLEHGITPHATLFHWDSPQALENRYGSWRSREMAQAYADYVSAVVSRLGDRITHWMTINEISCFTHMGYAVDQIPVHAPGTSVRTLKEVWQTSHHAILAHGLGCQAIRAASPVPCSVAWVDNFTTTVPLIESPEHIAAAQKAFGSLMSNGGIIFPVLTGAYNPDLLEKLGADAPDIQDGDLENIHQPLDAIGLNIYFGSYVRAADNKQGYEVLDFPQGYPRMHMPWLHIVPESIYWSIRHISETLGRPDLPVFITENGCAAQDEVRPDGTVMDSDRIMYLRQHLKSAQRTISEGYPLKGYFLWTFMDNFEWAWGYDRRFGIVYTDYPTQTRIPKASYHWYSECIRQNRVV
- a CDS encoding 1-acyl-sn-glycerol-3-phosphate acyltransferase, which encodes MGRSREPRISLFLYHLFKWSVVSPMLHGYFRGRIYGAENVPRQGPLVVVSNHASDFDPPIVSCCLGRPVAYMAKEELFRVPVLKQAIRLYGAYPVKRGSADRSAIREAIASLDQGWAAGIFLQGTRTVDGRIPSPKLGAALIAAKTQAPLLPVSLWGTQAIIRKGSSIPRLVPLTIRIGQPILPPQSTEREALELVTQQCVEVIHAMHDLGR
- a CDS encoding DUF2288 domain-containing protein; translated protein: MSGLESVRADLAEMLDEAEWNWLMPHAQRDVLLVVAPELSLLDVGVAIASDNVLEVQNWIQQNLVAKPTATQLSDWNSNQEKRFSALIVRPYVLVQEPTAA
- a CDS encoding beta-ketoacyl-ACP synthase III, translating into MLPSGIAITGSGSAAPKTVLDNAGLSQVVETSDEWIATRTGIRERKLANPQTSLAAIATEAAQNAIAMAGITAAELDLIILATSTPDDLFGTASKIQAELGATKAVAFDLTAACSGFVFGLVTAAQFIRTGVYKNVLLIGADMLSRWVDWSDRRTCVLFGDGAGAVIIQANECDRLLGFEIRSDGTQNSSLNLSCQPQPQELIPGVTVGLGAYQPVTMNGQEVYRFAVKRVPEVIEKALYRAELSVDQVDWLLLHQANQRILDAVSQRLKVPAEKVISNLARYGNTSAASIPIALDEAVRQGQIKPGDVIATSGFGAGLTWGAAIFQWGR
- a CDS encoding YdcF family protein, which translates into the protein MRSREAIYPRAQQSKRSKKSQSRRKSFPWLMLVLPVVLWVGYREIRSYFQQPQAVLVLGGAPEREVFAAEFAREHPQVSVWISSGSNPEYTEWAFSEAGIDPERVIIDREAVDTVTNFTTLVDKFKAEGIESVYLITSDYHMRRARVIGEIVLGSRGIDFKPISVPSGQAPESLEKAVRDGARAVLWVATGRTGSRLSHLLNTSLDPKQAIHAFPDLREH
- the fabD gene encoding ACP S-malonyltransferase encodes the protein MTKTAWVFPGQGSQAIGMGVDLLDLPEAKTKFEQAEQILGWSVPAVCQSEEDKLSRTLYTQPCLYVVESILVDLMQARGQQADLVAGHSLGEYVALYAAKAFDFEAGLRLVKRRAELMDSASDGMMAAIIGFDREQLEQQIAQAADVVLANDNNAGQVVISGTPAGVEAVLSQIKAKRIVRLNVSGAFHSPLMSQAAAEFQQVLETVSFADAQIPVLSNVEPTSAIAATELKERLVRQMTGSVRWREISLRLPEEGIQRVVEIGPGKVLTGLIKRTAPNLALENVSTIADLPN
- the rpaB gene encoding response regulator transcription factor RpaB — protein: MENHKEKILVVDDEASIRRILETRLSMIGYDVVTAADGEEALDTFRNAAPDLVVLDVMMPKLDGYGVCQELRKESDVPIIMLTALGDVADRITGLELGADDYVVKPFSPKELEARIRSVLRRVEKTGTSGIPSSGVIHVNALRIDTNKRQVYKGDERIRLTGMEFSLLELLVSRSGEPFSRSEILQEVWGYTPERHVDTRVVDVHISRLRAKLEDDPSNPELILTARGTGYLFQRIVEPGTEE